In the genome of Luteitalea pratensis, the window TCGACCTGGCCTGCGGCACCGGCGACATCGCGGCCCGGCTGCGCGCCGCCGGCGCGGATGTGACCGGCCTCGATCTCACCCATCGCATGCTGCGCCTGGCGGCAGGCAAGCCGGAACTCGCGGGGATGCGCTGGGTGTGCGGCGACATGCTCGCCCTGCCCATCCCCGATGCCTCGCAGCACGTCGTCACTGCCGGGTACGGCCTGCGTAACGTGCCGGATCTGAGGCAGTCGCTGCGCGAGATCCGGCGCGTGCTCGTCCCAGGCGGCCGATTCCTGTCGCTCGATTTCACCCTGCCGCGCCAGCCACTCATCCGCGCGACGTACCTGGCGTACCTGCGCGTGGTCGGCGGCGTCGTCGGGCAGTGGCTGCACGGCGACCCGGACACCTATCGCTACATCCCCGAGAGCCTCGCACGGTATCCCGGCGCGGGCGGCGTCGCCACGCTGATGCGCGAGGAAGGCTTCACGCAGGTGTCATGGTGGCCGCTGCTCGGAGGCCTGATGGCGGTCAATGTGGGACAAGCCAGACGAACGCCTCATTAACGCCTAACGCTCAACGCCTTCCGCCTCCCGCCTGACGCCTCACCGAACACCATCGGCATCGAACCCCAAGCCGTAAGCCCTGAGCCATAAGCCTCAGGTCTTAGGTCTTAGGTCTTAGGTCTCAGGTCTTAGGGCGGCCGGCCGCAGGCCGTAGGCGGCAGCCTGTAGCCTGCAAGCCCCTCTGCTACTCTTGGTGGCCATGCTCGAAACCGCGGAAGTCCGTCGGCAACTGACTCATCGGCTCGCGGAACTGCGAAAGGCGCAGGCGCAGCGACGTGCGGCCGCCGAGACCGCACGCGCGGCATTCGAGGGCGTGCTCGAACGTGAAATCGCGCCGACGGTGCGCCAGTTCGCGCAGGCACTCAAGGCAGAGGGCTTCACCTTCTCGGTGCAGACGCCGGCATCGACCGTCCGGATGGTGTCAGATCGATCCAGCGACAACGTCGTCGACATCGTGCTCGAACTCGGCGCGGCGCAGCCAGCCGTCGTGGTCCGGAGCGCCTATACGCGCGGCCGCCGCCAACTCGAGGACGAACGGACGCTGGCACAGGGCGACGCCATTGCCTCACTCGATGGCGAGCGCGTGCTGGCGGCGTTGCTCGACGTGATCGAGCCTTTCGTCGAGCGCTAGCCGTCGCCTGAGGTAGGCCCGCTCTCCGAGCGCGGCCCGCCTCCGAAGGCGCCACGGCCCCGCACTGCCCGCCGCCGTCTCAAGCTCAGCGCCTGCCGAGGCGCCCGGAGGTTACTCGTGCGCCACTCGCTGTTGCTGATTCTGTTCGTCCTGGGGCAGGTTGCGCTGCCCCTGGCGGCCCAGGCTCCCGCCCAACCCAACGTACAGGACCTCATCGGCGACCTGGTCATCGCCTCGGGTGAGGGCGTCGTGAAGCGCGCGCCCGATCAGGCGTTCGTGACCGTCGCCTCCGAAGCCCGTTCGCGCCAGCCCAACGAAGCGCAGGCGCAGAACGCGAAGGTCGCCACCGCCATACGCGCGCGGCTCGCCGGCTTCAAGCTGCCAGACGATGCGGTTCGCACCGTGAGCGTGGACATGCAGCCGGAGTTCGACTGGGCCAACGGCAAGCAGACGCTCAAGGGCTATCTCGCGACCAATGTCATCGAGGTGCGCCTCGACGATGTCGCGAGGGTCGGAGACGTGGTGGACGGCGTGATCGCGTCCGGGGCGACGCGCGTCGCCGGCGTACGCTTCACCCTCAAGGACATGGCTGCTGCCGAGCAGCAGGCCCTGAGTCTTGCGTCGGCGTCTGCGCTCGCACGGGCCAAGGCGATGGCGTCGGGCGTCGGGCGCAACGTCGATCGAGTCGTGCGGCTCGACGAGACGGGTGGCGCCGCGCCACCACCCCGCCCGATGCCGATGATGCGCGCGATGGCCGCGCAGGCCGCCGACGTGCCGTCGACCCCCGTCACCGCGGGTGAGGTCGAGGTCCGCGTCACGGTGACGCTGCACGCCTCACTACGGTGACCGACGTCCTGCTGCCCGTGTTCGCCGCCCTCGCGGGGGCGTTGATCACGTGGCTGGTGTTGCGCACGTCGCGCACGTCGGCAGCCGATGCCCGCGCCTTGCATGCCGATGCTGCGGCGTCCAATGCCCGTGCCGGCGCCGCCGCCGCCGCCCTCGCGCAGGCCACTGGCGAACTCGAGGAACTCCGGCGCGAGTTGTCGATCGCCCAGCGCGGCAAGGCGATCGCCGAGACGCGTGCGGAGCAGATCGAGATCCGCAGCCGCGAACAGGTGCGGGAGTTCGCATCGGCGCACAAGCAGGTGCAGGATGCGTTCAAGGCCCTGGCCTCCGACGCGCTCGACGCCAGCACCACGCGATTGCTGGCGCTGGCCGAGGAGCGATTCCGCACGATGCAGGAACAGGCCTCCGGCGAACTGCGGGCGCGTACCGATGCCATTGGCGCCCTCGTGACCCCGCTCGCCGAGAAGCTCACCGAGTACCAGCGCCAGACGCAGGCCTTCGCCGAGACCAGCCAGCGCGGCCTCGGGGAAGTCGGCCAGCACCTGCGCGACGTCGTCGCCGCGACGGGGCACGTTGCAGCAGGAGACCGCCCGGCTGGTCACCGCGCTGCGGACACCGCACGTGCGTGGCCGATGGGGTGAAGTCGCGCTGCGGCGGGTTGCCGAACTGTCCGGCATGAGCCCGCATTGCGACTTCCTCGAGCAGAGCACGCACGAAGGCGAGGACGGACGACTGCGGCCGGACGTCGTGGTGAAGCTGCCGGCGGGCCGCACGATCATCATCGACGCCAAGGTCGCGCTGACCGCGTATCTCGACGCACTCGAGGCGAGGACGGAAGACGAGCGCCGCGCGCACATGCAGCGGCACGCGGCGCAGTTGCGGTCCCACGTCGGCAAGCTGGCCGAGCGTGGCTACGCGGCGCAATTGCGTGAGAGCGCCGAGTTCGTGGTGCTGTTCATTCCGGGCGACACGTTCCTGGCCGCGGCAGCCGAGGCCGACCCCCTGCTGATCGAACAGGCCCTCGAAAAGCAGATCGTCATTGCCACGCCATCGACATTGATTGCGCTCCTGCGTGCCGTGGCTTATGGCTGGCGGCAGGAGAAGCTGGCCGAGAACGCGCAGCGCATCAGCGACCTCGGGCGCGACCTGCACGATCGCCTCGCGACACTTGTCACTCGCCTGGCGGCCATGGGCCATCAGCTCGGCAAGGCGGTGCGCGCCTACAACGACACGGTGGGCACGCTCGAATCCCGCGTGCTTCCCGCCGTGCGCCGGTTCGACGAACTCGGCGTGACGAGCGGAAAGGCGCGCACCGACCCCTCGCCGATCGACGTGCAGGTGCGTCAGCCGGCGTTGCTCGAGATCGATCTCGAGTAGCTACGGCAACGGCCGGACCCGCTCGACGCGCACGCTCCACGTGCCATCATCGGGGAATCCAGGGGCATGCCTCCGCGGCGCGTCGTCCCACCCGGCCGCCATCATCGCCACGGCCGCGAGCAGGCCGCCGTTGGACGGCAGGTACACCGGCAGGTTCGGCCGCTGCGGGTTGTGCCCGTTGGCGACCCACCGGTTCTTCGGGACGTCGAGCAGCAAGGCATCGATCGCGTCGGCGGGGCGACCCAGCCTCGCGGCGGTCATCGCCAGGGCGGGGTAATCCCAGCCCCACGTCGACTCCCACTGCCAGTTCGCGCGGACCCAGTCATACGTCCGCCCCATCGTGGCGGCGTCGACGCCTGCGGTGGGCGGCAGGAACCCGTACGCCATCAGCATCGATGGATGATCGGTGGGCGTCGTGAATGGCTCGACGCCGACGGCTGTGTACCGGCCGTCACGCATGGTCGGCTCCACCATCAGGTCGCGTACGCGATCCCAGGACGGCTCTCGCGGCAGGCCGAGGCGCACGCGCCACTGCTGCGCCACTCCCAGCGCCCAACGCCAGTACGCCAGCTCGAACGTCGGATCGCGCATCGTTGCCTTCATCCGGCCGTACGTTTCCTGTGCCGGGATCAGGGGCGATGACAGGTGGAATCGGCCGTCGGCCTCGAGTGTCGCAAACGACGCCATGAAGGCGGCGCTCTCGAAGACGATCGGCGCGTATCGATCCAGCACGGCACGCGACTGCCCGTCGCGCCAGAGCAACTCCGCGAGATAGATGGGATGCGGCTGCTGCCAGAGCAGATACGTCCCGACCCCGCTCGGCGATTCGCGGCCGTCAGGGCCGACCATCTTCGGCCAGCGCACGCCGGCGTACCCCTGCGCCTGCGCCGTGGCGCGGGCGCGCGGCAACAGTTCGCGATACCAGTCGAGGGATCGCGCGAGCAGCGCGCCTCGATCCCATAAGGCGAAGTGCGCCGCATGCCACCAGTACATTTCCAGGTGCGCCTTGCCGAACCAGCTGTTGGTCACCAGACCTGTTTCCTGCGGCGGCATGGTACCGGAGCCATGCAGGCGCGTCAGGAACTGCGAGAGCACGATACGGCGTTCGAGTTCGCGCCAGCGAGGGTCGGTGCTGCCGGACAGGTCGATCGTGCCGCCGGTCGACCAGAAGCGTGCCCAGCCAGCCGCGGTTGCAAGAAGCGTCGAATCGACGTCCGGCGCGGCCGAGCCTCGCGGCAGCTCGTTGGGCGAGACCTGCAACGTGCACGCGAGCGTGTCGGTGGAACCGGTGAGCACCCAGGTGTGTGGTGCGGTGGCCGACAGCTGCGCGTCGGTGGTCCAGCGCAACGCGGCGAAGTAGCGCGTGTCGTCCACCGATCGCGCGAACTGCGCGCGATCGGGCGCGATGCTCGCCACCGTGTGATGGGCGTCCGGCTGCGTCCAATCGCGCGTCTTGTCCCAGGTGCCGGCGGGGAAGGGAAATGCGAGCAGGATGCGGACGCGGCCGCTGCGCACGAGCGGAGACACCACGCGCGTGGCCAGCACATCCTGGTCGGGATGCACGGTGGTTTCCACGCGCACCTCGACGTCGTCAACAGTGAAGCGGCTGGTCAGCGTCGCCGTCCAGAGATCGAGCGTCTGCTCGACGCCCGTCAGCGCATCGAGTGGCACGGGCGAGCCATCGGCGTGGGTGATGACCAGTCCGAGGCGTCCGAGGTCGAGTCGATGCGGGTTCGCCCGCAGCCAGGCTGCCGCTGGAAACGCGCGCCCGTCTCGATCGTCGGCGTCCGCGTACGGCACCTCGCGGTCGCCGACGCGGTAGCGCACGAGGGTGTCCTCGAGGCGGTACCGCTGCGGGTTGGGCGAACTGTGCCAGGCCCACGTGCTGAGCGTGGCCAGCGGCGTGCCGTTCCCGTACGCCTCGGGGTAGGTCTGCAGGCCAGTGACGTCCGCCGTGAACGCAACCGAACCATTCCCGACCGAC includes:
- a CDS encoding SIMPL domain-containing protein, translating into MRHSLLLILFVLGQVALPLAAQAPAQPNVQDLIGDLVIASGEGVVKRAPDQAFVTVASEARSRQPNEAQAQNAKVATAIRARLAGFKLPDDAVRTVSVDMQPEFDWANGKQTLKGYLATNVIEVRLDDVARVGDVVDGVIASGATRVAGVRFTLKDMAAAEQQALSLASASALARAKAMASGVGRNVDRVVRLDETGGAAPPPRPMPMMRAMAAQAADVPSTPVTAGEVEVRVTVTLHASLR
- a CDS encoding DNA recombination protein RmuC produces the protein MQQETARLVTALRTPHVRGRWGEVALRRVAELSGMSPHCDFLEQSTHEGEDGRLRPDVVVKLPAGRTIIIDAKVALTAYLDALEARTEDERRAHMQRHAAQLRSHVGKLAERGYAAQLRESAEFVVLFIPGDTFLAAAAEADPLLIEQALEKQIVIATPSTLIALLRAVAYGWRQEKLAENAQRISDLGRDLHDRLATLVTRLAAMGHQLGKAVRAYNDTVGTLESRVLPAVRRFDELGVTSGKARTDPSPIDVQVRQPALLEIDLE
- a CDS encoding ubiquinone/menaquinone biosynthesis methyltransferase, whose amino-acid sequence is MPATPSMPQKPGRPPRGVLTQALATPAGKASYVRALFDEIAPRYDDITVWLSLGRDAGWKDVLVRMAAVTPGERALDLACGTGDIAARLRAAGADVTGLDLTHRMLRLAAGKPELAGMRWVCGDMLALPIPDASQHVVTAGYGLRNVPDLRQSLREIRRVLVPGGRFLSLDFTLPRQPLIRATYLAYLRVVGGVVGQWLHGDPDTYRYIPESLARYPGAGGVATLMREEGFTQVSWWPLLGGLMAVNVGQARRTPH